The genomic region GATATCGATGCGGCGCTCGCCGCACTCACTTCATAAGGAGATTTGAATGTTTGACCTGACCGGCAAGACCGCCCTCGTCACGGGCGCGACGGGCGGACTTGGTGCCGAGATCGCACGCGTGTTCCACAAGGCTGGCGCGACAGTCGCGATCTCGGGACGCAAAGTCGAAGCGCTCGATGCGCTCGCGAAAGAGCTCGGCGACCGCGTGCATGTGTTGCCGTGCGATCTTGCGGACCGCGTAGCCGTCGCGAAGTTGATCGACGATGCCGTGAAGGCTCTGGGCGGTCGTCTCGACATTCTCGTCAATAATGCCGGTCTCACCAAGGACAACCTGTTCATGGTGATGAAGGACGATCAGTGGGATGACGTCATCGCGGTCAACCTGACGTCGACGTTCATGCTGTGCCGGGCCGCATCGCGCCACATGATGCGCTCGAAGACGGGATACGGGCGGATCATCAATATTGCGTCTGTTTCCGGCGTTTTCGGCAATCCGGGGCAGGGCAACTACGCAGCCTCGAAGGCCGGTATGATAGGTATGACCAAATCGCTCGCGCGCGAGGTCGCTTCGCGTGGGATTACGGCGAACTGCATCGCGCCGGGCTTCATCAAGACCAACATGACGGACGTGCTGACGGATAAGCAGAAGGGCGAGATCGCCCAGATGATCCCGGCGCAGCGCTTCGGCGATCCGGTGGACGTGGCTGCCGGGTGCCTCTATCTGGCTTCCAACGAAGGCGGGTACATCACCGGCCAGACGCTGCACATTAACGGCGGCATGGCTATGGTGTAATCAACTCCAGCCTATGATGGTAAACGCCGAGAATGCTTGATTTATCGGCGACTTTACGATTGAAGGTTCGGCTGTCGTCGGCTGCGTCACCACGTGCTTTGCAATGCTGGTGAAGTGTGTTAACGACACCACGGTTTTGAAACGTGAAAAACACGTTATCGGGACGGCACGAAGAGCTGGGGACAACTCGGCGAAGTGCTTCGTGGGGACGGTGCCTAAGCGGAAGACTCACGCTAGGGCGACTAAGGAAAAAGACTTTTATAACGGGGCGAACCCCTATCCGAACAGGCTACACTTCCCGTAAGTTGATATCCTGTCATGCGGTTTATAGCGGGTTCTGCAGGGCGAACAGGCGGGCCAGAAAAGGCCGCCAAAAATTAGAAAGACACGAGGATTAACGATGAGCGATGTCGCAGAGCGCGTGAAGAAAATTGTCGTAGAGCATCTTGGGGTCGAGGCCGACAAGGTCACCGACAATGCCAGCTTCATCGACGACCTTGGCGCAGATAGCTTGGATACCGTTGAACTCGTGATGGCGTTCGAAGAGGAATTCGGCTGCGAAATTCCGGACGATGCCGCCGAGCACATTCTGACGGTCGGCGATGCCGTCAAGTTTCTCGAGAAGAACGCGAGCGCGGCTTAAGCAGCCCTCTCACGTCTTAGATTTGTCCCCGGCGTAATTGCGCCTTCTGGGCAGAATTTAATGGGGGCTGGGTCACCAACCGGCCCCCTTTACGTGCCCAGTGTGGATCTCAAACAGCAACAGCGAACAAGAACAACATCGATGCGCCGTGTCGTTATTACAGGAATGGGTCTCGTCACTCCGGTCGGTTCAGGCGTCGAAGCGTCGTGGACCAATCTGCTTGCAGGACAAAGCGGAGCCCGGCGCGTCGAGGAATTCGAAGTTTCCGATATCACCTGTCAGATCGCGAATTTCGTGCCGCGCGGCGCGCAGTCCGAGGGCAAGTTCAATCCGGACGATTGGATGGAGCCAAAAGAACAGCGCAAGGTCGATGACTTCATCGTTTACGCCGTTGCGGCTGCCGATCAGGCGATCACGGATTCGGGCCTGAAGTTCCAGACGCCCGAAACGCAGGAACGCGCAGGCGTCCTGATCGGCTCGGGCATTGGCGGCCTTTCGGGCATCGCCGATACGTCGATCCTGTTGAAGGAGAAGGGGCCACGGCGCGTTTCTCCGTTCTTCATTCCAGGCCGTCTCATCAACCTCGCGGGCGGCTACGTCTCGATCAAGCACCAGCTCAAAGGTCCCAACAACGCCGTCGTCACCGCGTGTGCGACTGGCACGCACGCCATCGGCGATGCGGCGCGGATCATCGCGCTCGACGATGCCGACGTAATGATTGCGGGCGGCACGGAAAGCCCGATCTGCCGCATTGCGCTTGCGGGCTTCGCGGCTTGCCGGGCGCTGTCGACCGGATTCAACGACAACCCGACGAAAGCCTCGCGGCCTTATGACAAGGATCGCGACGGGTTCGTGATGGGCGAGGGCGCTGGCGTCGTCGTGCTCGAAAGCTACGAGTATGCGAAGGCACGCGGCGCGAAGATTTACGCCGAGATCATCGGCTACGGCATGTCGTCGGATGCCTACCACATCACGGCACCGGCCGAGGATGGCGACGGTGCCTATCGCTGCATGAAGGCCGCTTTGAAGCGCGCTGGCGTCGATCCGAGCGAGATCGATTACGTCAACGCGCACGGCACCTCGACGCCAATGGGCGACGAGATCGAGCTCAAGGCCGTCGAACGTCTGTTCGGCAACAGCAGCGGCAAGCTTGCGATGTCTTCGACGAAGTCGGCGACTGGGCATTTGCTCGGTGCAGCCGGTGCGATCGAGGCGATTTTCTCGGCGCTCGCCATCCGCGACAATATCGTTCCGCCGACGCTCAATCTCGACAACCCATCGGTCGAAACTGCGATCGACCTTGTGCCGCACAAGGCACAGAAGCGTGATATCAATATCGCGCTGTCGAATTCGTTCGGCTTCGGCGGCACGAACGCTTCGCTGGTTCTGCGCCGGGTGGCTTAAAACCGCGTTCTAATACGCGTTTTCGCCACATTTTACGGTGAGCGTCCGGCGCGGGTGGGGGATGGAGCGCTGGGTTTTGAGGCAATGACCTCGTGCACCGCGCTCCTTCAATGACGGTGCTCGCGGTAACATGAGTCAAAATCGGAAGCGTTCGGACGGAATTAGAACGTCACGAACAGCCGGGGCGCGAAGTCCTGCAGAACGGCTGGAGCCGGGGCGCGCACCGAGCCGTCCGCGCGGCGTTCAAGCGCGCGAGCCTTCGCGGGCGCTAGGCGGTATCGTGCGGGCCATCAGCAGCGTGCTGACCGTCGCCCTCGTGCTCATGGTGCTCATCGGCGGCACGTCGTTCCTCATTTTCCATCAATTCGAAAGCCCTGGTCCGCTGCCTCAGGAGCGCACCGTTATCATTCCCAAGGGCGAGGGGCGCATTGCGATCGCCGAACGGCTGGAGCGCGAAGGCGTCATCACGAACCGTTGGACGTTCGTCGGCGGCTATCTGCTTCAAGGGTTTCTCGGCGGCCACAAGGGCGGCGAGCTGAAAGCCGGCGAGTACCAAATCAAAGAACACGCCTCGATGCGGGACGTGATCGACACGCTCGCGGAGGGCAAGTCGATCCTCTACAAAACGACGATGCCTGAAGGGCTGACGAGCGAGCAGATCGTCGAACGCCTGAAAGCCGAGCCGAACCTCAGCGGTGAGATCTCGAGCGTGCCGCCGGAAGGGACGCTGCTTCCCGATACCTATTATTTCTCGAAGGGTGCCTCGAGGAACGAGATTCTCGACCGCATGCGGGTCGGCATGGAGAAGGCGTTGGGGCAGCTCTGGGATGAGCGCGATCCCGATCTTCCCGTGCGATCGACGGATGAACTCGTGACCTTCGCGTCGATCGTCGAGAAAGAAACGGGGCGCGCCGATGAGCGCGACCGGGTCGCCGCCGTTTTCTATAACCGTCTGCGCAAGGGCATGCGGCTGCAGTCCGATCCGACGATCATCTATGGTATCGTCGGCGGCCAGGGCGCGCTCGGCCGCGGCATCACCAAGGCGGATATCGAGACCAAGTCGCCCTACAACACGTATCAGATCAACGGACTGCCGCCGGGGCCGATTTGTAATCCGGGGAAATCGGCGCTTCTTGCTGCGCTGCATCCAGCGAAAACGAGCGATCTTTATTTTGTTGCCGACGGCACGGGCGGTCACACGTTCTCGGAGACTCTGAAGGAACACAACAACGCCGTCCAGAAATGGCGGCAGGTCGAGAAGCAAAAAGCTCAGGACGCAGCCGATCAGGACGACGATGCTGCGCCGATCCCAACTGCCAAAACCGCAAAAGCCAGCGCGTCCAAAGGGCAGAAATCGGCGAAGGCAACGACGCCGGCCTCAGGGGCGAGCGACGGCGATGGCGACGACTCTTCGCCGTCAGATACAGCTACCGACGCCTCCGGCATGCCGCTTCCTGTCCGCAAACCGAAGCGACAGTAACCTTCAGCCGGACGAGCCATCAGATATAGTTGGCGGATGCGATCCGAGCCGTTAAGTTGCGGCCCGCGTAACCCACCCGTCGGCGAGACATTCCCCTATGACCATATCCAGCATGACGGGATTTGCCCGCGTCGACGGCATGACCGATGGCCTCGCCTGGACGTGGGAGGCTCGCAGCGTCAACGGCCGCGGGCTTGATGTCCGCTTACGCCTGCCGCCGGGCTATGAAGCTCTGGAGCTGCCGGCGCGCGAAGCTGTCGCCAAGCGGCTGGCGCGCGGGAACGTCTCGATTTCGCTGAGCCTCGAAAAGCAGCAGACGAACGGCTCGGTGCGGTTGAACGAAGCGGTGCTTCAGGATGTTATCAAGGCCGCCGAGCGCGTGACGGCGCTGTCGGGGGCATCGGCGCCCGATGCGGCCCAGCTGATGATGATCAAAGGCGTTCTGGAGGCGGCCGACCAGATGGCTGAAGCCAGCGACGTTCGTGCGGCGCGGGAGAGAGCGCTCCTGAAGAGCCTTGAGGCTGCGCTCGACAAACTCACTGAAGCTCGCCGCGCCGAGGGCACGCGGTTGCACGACATCGTCATTGAGCAGCTCGTTCAGATCGAGCGGCTGGAGTCGGAGGTGCGCGCCTCGCCGTCGCGCACGCCGGAGGCCATCGTCGCGCGTCTCAAGGATGCGATTACCCGCCTGTTCGATACGACGGCGCCGCTCGATGCGGAGCGCCTGCATCAGGAAGCCATGCTGCTCGCAACGCGCGCCGACGTTGAGGAGGAACTGCAGCGGCTTTCGGCGCATGTGTCGGGCGCACGGGAAATTCTGGCGGAAAACGGCGCGGTCGGCCGCAAGCTCGATTTCCTGGCGCAAGAATTCAATCGCGAAGCTAATACGCTGTGCTCGAAAGCCAATGCGGTCGACGTCACCCGGCTGGGTCTACAACTCAAAACGATTATCGACCAGTTCCGCGAACAAGTGCAAAACGTCGAATAACATGAGCAAGAACGCGGAAGAGAAACCTAGTGGCGCAGCCGAGCCGCACATCGCGCGCCGGGGACTGCTTTATATCGTCTCGTCGCCATCGGGCGCGGGCAAGACGACGCTGGCGCGTCGGGTGCTGGCGGCGGACGCGAATGTCGAGATGTCGGTTTCGGTGACGACGCGCGCGCCGCGGCCCGGCGAACAGAACGGCGTCGACTATCATTTCGTCGATCACGCTGCATTCGAGCGGATGAAAGAGCGCGACGAGCTGCTCGAATGGGCGCGCGTGTTCGACAACTATTACGGCACGCCGCGGGCACCGGTCGAAGCCGCCATTCGCAGCGGCAAGGACGTGCTGTTCGACATCGACTGGCAGGGCGCGCAGCAGCTTTCCGAGAAGATGCCGGGCGATGTTGTGCGCGTCTTCGTTCTTCCCCCGTCGGGCCATGTGCTCGAAGAGCGGCTGAAGACGCGGGCGCAGGATCCGCCGGACATCGTTGCGAAGCGCATGGCGGCTGCATCGTCCGAGATCAGTCACTGGCCGGAATACGACTACGTGATTGTGAATGCGCACGTTGAAACGAGCGTGGCATCGGCGCTCGCAATCCTGTCCGCCGAGCGGCTGAAGCGCGGGCGGCTGCTGGGGCTCTCGGAATTCGTGCGGACCTTGCAAGTGGCGCTCTAAGCCGTCGAAGCTTCGCTTTCGTCAAGCACCAGAGCCAATCGTGCAAAATCCGCAACCGACAGCTCTTCGGCGCGGCGTTCGGGTGCCAATTGCGCACGCTGCAGAAGCAGTTCGGGAAACGCGGTGATCTGTTTGAGGCTCGAACGCAGCATCTTGCGGCGCTGTCCGAAGGCGGCCGCGGTGACGCGTGCCAGCGTTTTCACGCGACAGGCGGGCTGCGGCGATGCGATGGGGCGAAACTCGACGATGGCGGAGGAGACTTTCGGTGGGGGCGTGAAGGCTTCGGGCGGCAGGTTCATCACGATCCGAGCTTCCGTGCGCCACTGCGCCAGCACCGAGAGGCGGCCGTAGGCTTTTGACTTCGGTTGCGCAACGATGCGCTCGGCGACCTCGCGCTGGAACATCAGCACCATGCGGTCGTACCACGGCGGCCAAGGTTCCGTTTCGAGCCAGTTCACGAGCAGTAGCGAGGCGACGCCGTAAGGCAGGTTCGCGACGATCGACGCAGACGGGGCATCGCCGAGCAACTGCCGGCAATCGACGTCCAGCGCGTCGGCAGGATGGACATCGAGGCGGCCTGGATAGCTCGCCGAGACCTCGGCGAGCGCGGGCAGACAGCGGTCGTCACGCTCGATGGCGATAACGTGCTTTGCACCTTCCATCAGAAGAGCGCGCGTCAGTCCGCCGGGGCCGGGACCAATCTCTACAACTGTTCGTTCGCTCAGGTCGCCGGCGAGGCGCGCGATCTTGCGGGTGAGGTTGAGATCGAGCAGGAAGTTCTGGCCGAGTGACTTCTTGGCGTTGAGACCATAGCGCTCGATGACAGTGCGTAGGGGCGGGAGGCCATCTGGCCCATTGGCAGCGCTCATGGTGTTGCCGCAGCGCGGCGGCGGGCGCTCATGTCAGCTGCGAGCTTCAGCGCAGCCTTGAGGCTCGACGCGGAGGCGACGCCTTTTCCCGCAATCGAAAACGCCGTGCCGTGGTCAGGCGAGGTGCGCACGAAAGGCAATCCGAGCGTAACGTTGACGCCCTCGTCGAAGGCGAGCGTCTTGATCGGGATGAGGCCCTGATCATGATACATCGCGAGCGCCGCATCGTAGGTCTTGCGGGCGGCCTCGTGAAACATGGTGTCGGCGGCAGTGGGACCGGTCGCGTCGATGCCCTCGGCGCGCAGTCGCTCGACGGCAGGGCGGACGATGTCGCGATCTTCCGTGCCCAGGGTGCCGTCTTCGCCCGCATGCGGATTGAGGCCGGCGAGGGCGAGGTGTGGTTTCTCGATGCCGAAGTCGCGCTGCAAGGCGGCGTGGACGATGCGCGCCGTGCTGACGATCTTATCGGTCGTGAGAAGAGAAGGAACGTCCTTCAAAGGCACGTGGATCGTCACAGGCACGACGCGAAGCACGGGCGCGGCGATCATCATCACGGGTTCGGCGCGCTCGGACGGCCAGAACTCGTTTGCGAGCGCGCCGAGAAATTCGGTATGGCCGGGATGCTCGAAGCCTGCTTCGTAGAGAACCGACTTGGCGATCGGGTTGGTGACGACGGCTGCGGCGCGACCTGCTGCAACGTCAGCCACCGCCCGGCGGATCGCTTGGATCGTCGCTTCGCCGTTGGCGACGTCGGGGCTGCCTGCGATGGCAGGCGCCGACAGCGGAACCGGAACGACGGGTAGGGCATCGGGGAAGACCAGCGCAGCCGCACCGGCATTCGCAACCGGCATGATTGCGGTTTCCGGATCGAGGGCTGAGGCGCGGGCCTGTGCGCGCATCAGCTCGATATCGGCATAGATCGCAAAAGGCGGAATCGCGTCGGCGGATCGGTCCTGCCAGGCGCGCAGCGCCAGTTCGGGACCGATACCGGCAGGGTCGCCCATCGTCAGGGCAAGGGGAGGCATGGGGATAGGGGGCAGCTTGTGTAAATCCGAGTGAGGGGGCGCCTGGCCCTCTACTTGGAGCCGACGTCGATACGGTACTCGATGTGGGCATCCTCACGCAAATCCTTGAGATAGCGCTTGGCCATCAGCTCGAACTCTTTCTGCTTCAGCTCGCCTTCGGCCTGGTTGCGCTGGACCTCAGACGCCTTGACGGCATCGCGACCGCAGACGACCCATAGCTCAATGGCGCCGTTGTTCACGGCCGGCGGCAGCATTTCGCCATTGGCAGCGTTAAGGAGCAGCGTGCGGGTCGGTTCAGGGATGGTCGCGGGCCGCTGCTTGCCGAGGTTTTCGAAGCGGGCGCCGGTGACGCCCATTGCCGCCTGCGCCGTCGACTGGCAACCGGTGAATTTCTGCCGGATCTTGTCGGCGTCCTGGATGCGCGCCGCGATGCCGTGCTCTTCGATCTTGGCCGGCATGGCGATGCGGATGCGCTGAAGCTGCAACTCGATATCGTCGTTGGCGGATGTGGCCGAGGCGACGAGCTTATCGACGTCCCGGTTCGACACGTTGATCAAAGGCGCGAATTTTTTCTTCACGACCTCGTTCCAGGACAGCGTTGCACGGATGCGGCCCTTGATGGGTTCGAGGCTACCGCCGATCTGCTTCTGGAACTGCTCGACCGTCATCTTGTTGCGTTCGGCGATGCTCTTGACGATCATGTCGACCTGAGAGTCGTCGATCGTCACGCTTTGGCGTTTTGCTTCCTGCGTCTTGAGGCGGTCGTCGATCAATTCTTCCAGAGCTTGCTTTTTCATCGCCGGCAGGGCCGATGCG from Hyphomicrobium sp. MC1 harbors:
- the fabG gene encoding 3-oxoacyl-[acyl-carrier-protein] reductase, coding for MFDLTGKTALVTGATGGLGAEIARVFHKAGATVAISGRKVEALDALAKELGDRVHVLPCDLADRVAVAKLIDDAVKALGGRLDILVNNAGLTKDNLFMVMKDDQWDDVIAVNLTSTFMLCRAASRHMMRSKTGYGRIINIASVSGVFGNPGQGNYAASKAGMIGMTKSLAREVASRGITANCIAPGFIKTNMTDVLTDKQKGEIAQMIPAQRFGDPVDVAAGCLYLASNEGGYITGQTLHINGGMAMV
- a CDS encoding acyl carrier protein; the encoded protein is MSDVAERVKKIVVEHLGVEADKVTDNASFIDDLGADSLDTVELVMAFEEEFGCEIPDDAAEHILTVGDAVKFLEKNASAA
- the fabF gene encoding beta-ketoacyl-ACP synthase II, with protein sequence MRRVVITGMGLVTPVGSGVEASWTNLLAGQSGARRVEEFEVSDITCQIANFVPRGAQSEGKFNPDDWMEPKEQRKVDDFIVYAVAAADQAITDSGLKFQTPETQERAGVLIGSGIGGLSGIADTSILLKEKGPRRVSPFFIPGRLINLAGGYVSIKHQLKGPNNAVVTACATGTHAIGDAARIIALDDADVMIAGGTESPICRIALAGFAACRALSTGFNDNPTKASRPYDKDRDGFVMGEGAGVVVLESYEYAKARGAKIYAEIIGYGMSSDAYHITAPAEDGDGAYRCMKAALKRAGVDPSEIDYVNAHGTSTPMGDEIELKAVERLFGNSSGKLAMSSTKSATGHLLGAAGAIEAIFSALAIRDNIVPPTLNLDNPSVETAIDLVPHKAQKRDINIALSNSFGFGGTNASLVLRRVA
- the mltG gene encoding endolytic transglycosylase MltG — encoded protein: MRAISSVLTVALVLMVLIGGTSFLIFHQFESPGPLPQERTVIIPKGEGRIAIAERLEREGVITNRWTFVGGYLLQGFLGGHKGGELKAGEYQIKEHASMRDVIDTLAEGKSILYKTTMPEGLTSEQIVERLKAEPNLSGEISSVPPEGTLLPDTYYFSKGASRNEILDRMRVGMEKALGQLWDERDPDLPVRSTDELVTFASIVEKETGRADERDRVAAVFYNRLRKGMRLQSDPTIIYGIVGGQGALGRGITKADIETKSPYNTYQINGLPPGPICNPGKSALLAALHPAKTSDLYFVADGTGGHTFSETLKEHNNAVQKWRQVEKQKAQDAADQDDDAAPIPTAKTAKASASKGQKSAKATTPASGASDGDGDDSSPSDTATDASGMPLPVRKPKRQ
- a CDS encoding YicC/YloC family endoribonuclease; amino-acid sequence: MTISSMTGFARVDGMTDGLAWTWEARSVNGRGLDVRLRLPPGYEALELPAREAVAKRLARGNVSISLSLEKQQTNGSVRLNEAVLQDVIKAAERVTALSGASAPDAAQLMMIKGVLEAADQMAEASDVRAARERALLKSLEAALDKLTEARRAEGTRLHDIVIEQLVQIERLESEVRASPSRTPEAIVARLKDAITRLFDTTAPLDAERLHQEAMLLATRADVEEELQRLSAHVSGAREILAENGAVGRKLDFLAQEFNREANTLCSKANAVDVTRLGLQLKTIIDQFREQVQNVE
- the gmk gene encoding guanylate kinase is translated as MSKNAEEKPSGAAEPHIARRGLLYIVSSPSGAGKTTLARRVLAADANVEMSVSVTTRAPRPGEQNGVDYHFVDHAAFERMKERDELLEWARVFDNYYGTPRAPVEAAIRSGKDVLFDIDWQGAQQLSEKMPGDVVRVFVLPPSGHVLEERLKTRAQDPPDIVAKRMAAASSEISHWPEYDYVIVNAHVETSVASALAILSAERLKRGRLLGLSEFVRTLQVAL
- the rsmA gene encoding 16S rRNA (adenine(1518)-N(6)/adenine(1519)-N(6))-dimethyltransferase RsmA — protein: MSAANGPDGLPPLRTVIERYGLNAKKSLGQNFLLDLNLTRKIARLAGDLSERTVVEIGPGPGGLTRALLMEGAKHVIAIERDDRCLPALAEVSASYPGRLDVHPADALDVDCRQLLGDAPSASIVANLPYGVASLLLVNWLETEPWPPWYDRMVLMFQREVAERIVAQPKSKAYGRLSVLAQWRTEARIVMNLPPEAFTPPPKVSSAIVEFRPIASPQPACRVKTLARVTAAAFGQRRKMLRSSLKQITAFPELLLQRAQLAPERRAEELSVADFARLALVLDESEASTA
- the pdxA gene encoding 4-hydroxythreonine-4-phosphate dehydrogenase PdxA, with product MPPLALTMGDPAGIGPELALRAWQDRSADAIPPFAIYADIELMRAQARASALDPETAIMPVANAGAAALVFPDALPVVPVPLSAPAIAGSPDVANGEATIQAIRRAVADVAAGRAAAVVTNPIAKSVLYEAGFEHPGHTEFLGALANEFWPSERAEPVMMIAAPVLRVVPVTIHVPLKDVPSLLTTDKIVSTARIVHAALQRDFGIEKPHLALAGLNPHAGEDGTLGTEDRDIVRPAVERLRAEGIDATGPTAADTMFHEAARKTYDAALAMYHDQGLIPIKTLAFDEGVNVTLGLPFVRTSPDHGTAFSIAGKGVASASSLKAALKLAADMSARRRAAATP
- a CDS encoding peptidylprolyl isomerase, translated to MTAGLSGTLGSGNIGRCVLAAAACIAFSISAAAQNGTVAVTGDGTSAATQKPSIGDTLPDTGKGQKRHGKKSIDPGSAATASRDLSGPPTAEQRSIVALVNDEPITGYEVDQRAMMLSGTNIQSQAKANFQAIIKDPRTSEHLKEILQQTARDNQGKSREQIIAIFEQRKKEYGMSLQRRAFESARASALPAMKKQALEELIDDRLKTQEAKRQSVTIDDSQVDMIVKSIAERNKMTVEQFQKQIGGSLEPIKGRIRATLSWNEVVKKKFAPLINVSNRDVDKLVASATSANDDIELQLQRIRIAMPAKIEEHGIAARIQDADKIRQKFTGCQSTAQAAMGVTGARFENLGKQRPATIPEPTRTLLLNAANGEMLPPAVNNGAIELWVVCGRDAVKASEVQRNQAEGELKQKEFELMAKRYLKDLREDAHIEYRIDVGSK